tacatctaaactgattttttccaatttcattaggcttcgtctctagcaCAAAAATGATgcccgtgcaaaatttgaagactatcggatgaaaattgccatCTGACATTTGCAGGCCTTTAGTTTGCTTCCATGCTCTTTTTGTACTTTtaagagaatttttattttcacaatTAAATgatgttattttttattaacaaatccATGATATGATTTTTGAAATAGTTTCGGTTGAGAACATtgaaataatttgaaaataaagtCGATCAAATTATTGTGCTCATATGAATTTAAAGAATTTACAACCGCAATGTACCTAACAGCTTCTCAtaggcaaaagaaaaaaacaatttgaGCTGTcacgaaaagaaaaaaactgaaacacacaaacaaatgcgAGTGCATAGAATAATGAATTTTGCGAATAATTATAGTTCGTtccaaatcaatttttttatttttgcacatTTTCAATAAAGATTTGGATACTAATTTAAATAACTTCGAAGTTTATATAATTTGCTTAAGCCTACTACTGACTTCATTCACGGCGAAAATGCTTATTAAATTTATTGAGAATTCCGagggattctttttttttgtcagaacacaaacaacaagACAACAGCATTGAAATTGAGTCGATTCGGTctatttcgtgagcatttaattacatttgcaattaaaattgtgggAAATTTGTCCTGCTGCAGCGACTTGTGGCTACTATTTTGCCTATACTACTCAGTACCATTTTTACGGAATGcgttcgcattatcttcgtcaccatttttttatagagcgttttgacagttgttcgtgtgaaaagtcgatGTCAGTACTAAGTGTTAGTTAAAAAGATAAAAAGGTAATAAGATAATCAAcgctatgaaaaaattaaaataatcaaTAATCAATAAAAATCTTTCATTCTAGTGATATTCATTTTTATGGTCAACAGCGCATAACTCTCCCCTTTGGTGGACTATAgagagaaatataaaaaaaaaaatccaccgaGATAGATTTTCGAAGATAGCTCTAATTTCCCTCCAGTTTCCCATGACACCGTGCCCAGAATTCAGTTCAATGTGTCGGCATAAACAACAGATTTCCCTCCGACTCTTCGGTCAGAGAACACGTCAACCACTCCATATATATTTAGTAGCAAATTCGGACAGACTTCGTATCCGAATTCGCATGTTTCTGGCTAATTTTGTACAAACTTCTGACCGAACTCTGACTATATGTGTGGTTGTCTTCCCTCTAAAGAAAGATTTTTGTCCCCGGCTGCAGTAAGTCCATAATAAACTACGGAAACAGCATGTCGCAGTTCGTAAAGCACCATGGCTATTCCGTAGCTGTAGCTCAACTGACGGTGCAAAGTTTACTCGTTTATATGATTTTTGTTGTCAATGTGATGATTTACTTcgttgattatttttttgtgtagcAAACATTTGAGTTAAGAAAACAATGTctgctttatcaagttatatcGATGttcaatacatatttttttcaactttttttcaattgcCAATCTTACTTACCGCTCTAACTTCGTTTTCTCTTAGCGCAATGTTTCCAGAGTCAATgaccaaaataaatttaatttttgtattagtTACAAAACCATATCTGTAAGAGCAAAACGGACAACGATCAAAAGAACTGTCAGACAATATAGAACATAAGATTATCGTACATCTTATGCGTTTCGGTTGCATATAGCAGTCCTAAGTAAAGTTCTTTGGTTTCAGGGGTCCCCTTTCCGGTcgtttgacatttttcttccacAACGTCTAAGGCGGCATGAACACGGTACTGCAATTCGAGCTCTTTGTCCATGTCTGTCGTGGACAAATATAAAGGGGCATTCTAAAATGAACTGCAACATGTTGgttgttgtttgatttttttagtttttccttATACTCACATCCTTTCCAATTATAGAAACACAAACTGCCATAGCCACAACCATTAAGTTAAAAAGTTCAAGTTGTCAGCCTTTTCAAAAACCAATTTCTAAAATCCTTTGGTCAAAATCAGCCTAGGGATCTAAAAGTCAATTTTCgcctaatcgattaatcgactttttgtgtaaagaagtcgaagtcgacttttggtggctaaaaaaaatcaaatagtcGATTTTAAAGTAAAGAAGATGTATTTATCAGGTGGCCGCATCAACCCAGCTTAGtgaatttgatatgtcaactCATTCTTGAATTCGCCGTACAAAtatataaacttcaaaataaataatttaaaaattgtgtttGGTTCTGTTATGGTTTTTAAACTTAGGATTTATAATGGCAGGCGTCTGGCAACCTCATTCACTATCAGTTTCACTCAGGGTACTTAGGTCTATTGTGACGCCCCCGAAAGATTCAAAAAGCGCAGAAGAACGCTGATTGAACTTACATcaacacaatgccagacatgcaTGACAAAACGACCAGGAGGTCTGGAGAAGCTCCCTCCTATATGCAATTCAAAGCTATGATAGTCAATAATGGCGAAAGCACTTTTTCATGAAGATAATTTAAACAGGAAAATAGATTTTGTTTAGCCATAATCCTGCACATACTGTCGCAATTTCAGGGCAGTCTCACAATAGGTGCTCAATCATCTGTGACTCCTCCCCCTCATCCCAACAAATCAAGCTTAAGTCCGCCATGTGGCCAGCGCAAGGtcaaagtcctgacattgcaatggctTTTAAGGACATTTAGTAGTGAGAGCAGCAGCTCCATCACAGGAGAGGTCCGCTGAATATATCATGCACTCTGAACGTCCACATAACATGATAACAACGTCATCCTCGTACCCAACGAACTATAACTGCCCTTTTCTAATGACCTGAAAATCCGACAGATATCCAAGAGACAAAAGAGACAAAAGGGGGTACACAACCCCTCCTTGTGATTGAGCTCTAATcacaatcttcctatttgagtCATTTGTTAGCATTCACTTGGTTCCTATCTACGGCTACAATAGCTATTAAAACCTGTCATCATAGTGATTttgtgggttgttgttgttgttgtagtcacattttaATGTGGAGATAGAGATCCTCGTCAGGCACCTGTAGGTGaataagctcgttccggtccaaaggaccgatcgtccGCGAACAGGggggccattggttattaaaaggtgtcaataacccgccttgtcgtatcgagcatcataggcactccgtATTTGTACTAGAGTAGGTGCCGCgtagcctctcactgagactctccgctcgataccgttgattgtccacaactgccgttgcagctactacgtatggagcattccactatccgcaacctgtggacgcgcagctaagcttctcgtaacagcactgaacaccacacagatcggacctcaatgttccagccagttTTGTGGGTAAAGCCTCACAACAAGTAGAGGAAGCAgaggaagaaaattaaaattttgtgcttAACTTGTGTACAAGTTTTAAGTGGTCTACTCTATCAGTGCCTAAGCTCACCAACATAATGATCATTAAGAGCAGCTCTAATAGCATCGGATAGGTTTAACAAATATGTAGTAGTACTAAAACCTTGTCTAAATCTTTGTTGCGATgcatttagcaaacatttcttatcgATGTACGATAGCTTAGCATAGACCTTTTAATATTGTGCCCTACAATTTTCGAAATAGCAGGCAAAATGGTTATTGGTCGCAAATTGCTAATCTCAAAAGAATCACGAGCTTTCTGTATAGGAACAACTGTGCCGACTTTTCACGCTTCTGGAAAAACAGAAGTCATAAAAATACTGCTCACCATAACCAGTATTGTATACCTTGATATgtagggaaaaaattttaagaaattttgccgAAGACTTTAGCAACTTAAAACCACTCCAAACATTATATTCATAAacacaatcaaacaaaaattgactaccatcacaaaatttaatatattgggttgcccaaaaagtaattgcggatttttcatatagtcggcgttgacaaattttttcacagcttgtgactctgtaattgcattctttcttctgtcagttatcagctgttacttttagcttgctttagaaaaaaagtatatttgataaagttaattctaagttttattaaaaatgcatttactttcttttaaaaaatccgcaattactttttgggcaacccaataattggttgacaaaattttaacacatttttttccaaaatattttgaaagacAAAATGTTGCTCAGGCCTGGGCCTCCtcgaaattaattttcattttaatattttatgctttgtgtttttgggggtcctcGGGGTTTTTCATTTTCTAGAGTAATGTTTAttctatatcattttttttttttttgtcaccaaCTTACTAACCATTTTGAgtacttgtttttacttggaAGTAAAAGATGAATTTATAGTTGAAAACGGCAATGTTGATTAAAATCATTGCCCATTGCTTGAACGCTTGAACACTGGAACAAAAAGCCAAGCAATTCAGTTCATTCGAACCAGAGACGAAGAGACAAAAGTTTATCCAAATGCTAATGCAAATATCATCTGTCTGTCCAACCGGCCCATTAGTTTCGCTTGGATATGTGACGCGTTTGCAGTGGACAAAGAAATGCCTAACAATAGTTGTCTTCCATAATCATACAAATGGCATGCCCCTTATTATTTGACTTATTAAGGCAATGGTTGCAGGTGGAGCATAAAATTAATGACTAAAGTCAATCAACAAAAGAACCAATTGAAGGCGAACTAACCAAATGAACTTCATAGAGAGAAGGTAGGGTagtgtttaatttaattaagttaTTGGATTATGATGATAATTACATccatatatgaaaaattcatgtGTATAATACCTTACCTACTTATACAACAAGGCTCCAATTTCCAAAGATGGCTGTACCTACTCCAGCTCACCACGCCATGTAGCTATTTTTAATAGAGAGCAAATATACCAATTTGATACCATAGTAaaagctggtactatattcattTTCCGCGGACTACTTTTttgagataatagattttaaagcaaaaaaaacttgttgatttcgttcagtaggacattccctcattacttatggtaaaattttaataacattttcgtAATGTTTCAATAAAGTAAGCGCGAAAAAAGGGGTTTCAACGGAGAAAAATTAATGTAGTACCAGCCATAAGGAATGACACGGCATCTGAAAATCCTTTCTCGCAGAGACACAGTACAAGGTTAAGAACTACCATAGGATTGGCAACCAGGCCAGTAGTTGTAACTTCCACAATGTGATTTCCATGAATCCTCCTTCAGCAACAACCTGGTTGTTGGATTGGTGTTCTGGTGGCATATATCTCGTAGGGTGCTAGCCATATAAGACTCTGTGGCTTCATAATGACTTTGTGTGGAAGCCAGTCGGTGCTACTGTGGGTTATGGATACTAATATGAGCGGATGACACCACTACTTCGGCggttggtcctttggaccggaacgagcttgatcAACTACGGgatcttgacgaggatcgccacctccacatgaaaattttaccacaacaacaacaacctatctAATGCTAATACCAATTTAGGAGTGGTAATATTTCTCTACCTAGAAATGTTAGTTACATTTGAATGTACTCTGAGTTGAGATTGAAAAATCTTTTACATCCATGATCTCAGACTCAGAGGAAAGAGTCGCTTGCGGTGGTTCATATGATGAAGTCGAAGAAGTATGGTATGGAACATATTTAGCAAGGCGCTGTCCCTCCGGATTCTAAGTTGGACATTATGTTCATGTTGGGCCAATTTCATGCCCACCTCAGATAAGTGGTCAGGTCTACTCTCTACCTTTCTAAGAACTTTCAACCTTTAGAACGTTCAAGGCATCGACGTATGCAATAGCAAACAAATGTTGtaaatttgtaccaaattcttGACGCTGCAAATCATTACATGTCTTTCTCTTGCCTTTTTTTGTACATTTCTCCATCTTTCGTATAGTCTGATTTACTTCCTAGGAAAATTTAGAACAGATAGTGTGGGTATTCTAGCTAATTCCGTaggaagtaattctgagtcgttcGGTACACTGTTAACTCCCAAAGTGGTTCTATGTGTAGCTTGTGTTTAATTAACTATAAATGTGTTCTTTGTGGTCaaattaaattctaagacgtAAATCCTCCAAGGATACCAAAATAtacactttttccaattttcgacgCACGTGttatcgtcatgatatttcgCTTGTTGCTTTCTTTAATGGATAAAATATTCTCCCTTATAGGGACGGTCTAGTGTATATGGAAGATTtctaaaaatgcatttctttTCATCACAAATGCCAACATTTCCATTTTTTAAGCTCTAAAATAGCAAATAACCTTTCAATATACACTTTCTATAATTTTACCTATCCAGATTCCTTACTTAATTATGTTAAAGAATGTGCTTGGCGATTGCATTCAACTTCCGCAATGGAGGTAAGGAACTTCACAGGAGTATACTAGAATTGGGTTTCTGCTAGATGTAAGTCAACTCCAAATTTCAAATCCATTAATTCCGGATTTTCGACGACCTACACATTTGATATGAAAATCaattcatttttaattatttctaaCTGACCCACAGCGAATAAGAACCAATTTTATAGCTAATAGCGATTTATTATTACACATCTtttatttcaacattttttccaaataaattCCAAGAGAACCTGAAAAAAGATTATTTGTGTATGGATTAATTTAAACATGTACATTATGTGGATATGAATTACGAGACAAACCTCCTATTCAAGTTTCCTAGAATCGTATTCAACTACAAATGAGGCTGGACCCCACATTAAGCGGCACCATCCAAACGCTTTTGGCGTTCCAACAATCTTCGCTCACGTTCGTACTCCTTCATACGCAAGACGTAATCTTCGAATTCACATGTCATGTACTCGTGTTTCTCATGATGACACTTGTACAGAAAGGGGAATACATCTGCACGGCAGGAACGATATTTCAGTAATTTATCTGCACAATAATCACGGTCGGCCAATGGCAATTTTGCCGATACCATTTCATCTGTGGTTGCCTTCATAACACGCTCTTTTCGGTTTGGTGCACCCAACAAAGGATCAAAAGTAGGTACACAATCTGGGCCAGGTGTTACGTCGGGACGAACAGCTCGTGCATATGTGGTACCCATTATCCTGCCAATTTGAGAATTTACAAGTTAATAAgtaagatttttataaaaattttattcaaagtaaaaaattacgtaaatttcagctaaaatgCAATGTTTGGAAACACATATGATGAGCGATTGATGGAAAacagctgtgaaaattttgattatAAGAGTCATCTAAATATCCGCGTAGAACTTCAACGGCCGAATTTTGCAATACGTTtaacttttaaaaattaaagcgtCACGGTGCggttgttgtgttttgttttagtaCCATATATTCATCTACAGGTAGTGGCTGTTggccaataacaaaaaattgagCGCACTAGCTGTAAAAAACAGTGaatagtgcaactctgattttgaataTGCACTAGTTCGCGCCAGAGGCCACCGTAatgcagaggttaccatgtccacctatgatgtccatcagaaaaaaatgttagcggtgattttcccctcctaatgctggcaacatttgtgaggtactatgccatgttaaacttatgccatgacacacacaaacaaagaaaaatggcgcgaattaGTAACAtccatttccataaaaataaatttagtttgctGCTGCGAATTGTTTCAACAACGTTTTATTTTCTGCAGTACCACCAAAGAGTTAGCACAACACTGTTACGGTAGTTGTGCTAATTACCCTACCGGTAGTTATGTTAACTATCGTTCCGGCAGTTAGTACtgcatataaaattttcacataccACTGAAGAATTCAGAAACCGAGGTTCAAGTCCACCGGCCggccattttttttatttttactttaaacttatttaagaaaattcggcctaacaaaaaaatatgtattttttattaatgtttttttttttaattagtttctattcttttttttaaacccaGTTCACTTGCGAAAACAGTGGATACGCCCCATGAAGTGGATACGCCCCATGAACTTTAATAAgcatgtcaaatctgccgactGAAAGTCTCATCAAGTAcaatgttttgattttgcagtaaatctaaatgtcaaaggcttgacaacacagctgtgatttttttttttctaaaatcttaaaaaataatttctactTGATCCGTTATTACACCCATAAGCAACACAACAGTGTTACAAAAGCTGTTTTAAGCAAATGACTCGTTTCCTCTTTATAATGCTCTCTGGCAAAACGACTCATTTGTGAGCATTTGAGcccaaataaatgcctaaattgtgtcaaataaacacagccctgaataatgtcaaaaaataaaatcgaattttttccaaaaaaaaaattataaaataatcaaaattgtacagataaagcaagaaaaaataaattttaacaatgGCTGCATCATCATAATATTTATATTTGAGTgtgaaaaattgaaatttccaaaACATCTCAACTAGTATGAATGTTTGGGATGCCTCGATGCAAAATTCAAGATTTCCAAAATCTCaccgcaaatctagatttgctacAAGTGGAAACATGGTTTAACTGCTCGGTTCACTAACTTTTTTACTACAGTGAGTCGAGTCACTCACTGCAAcatctgtttttcctttatGATATCATCTGGTTTTGACACAAATGCGAACGAAAATCGCTCATTTTCAGTGATACAATGTTAGAGTATGAACTCGAGCCGGGCCGATGATTGAGTTTTGATTACTAATCCCGATGATTGGGTTTTGTAATCGATTACTCGATTTAAAAGTCGATTTGTTTCCACAATAAGTCGAATATCGATAGGTCGAAATTCGACTAGTTTAGAACCCTATGATGTCACAATATTAATATTTTGGAAACGTCGAAACGTCAAGTGATTTCTAAAATTATATATCATCTAtctaaatcaaataataaaacaCTTATATTTTGTACACATGTAGATGAAATCGTCGTTATTGTAACTTTGTGATATGCATTCATTTTAAGGCTGCGTTGCGTTAAGTTTTTATCTGTTGTTCGCCACTATCTTGCCACTTGCCTAAAAATCATAAGAAATCTCGATGCCAGCATaacataatcatcatcatcgtcatcaacaacaacacaaaataaAGACCAGAGATactttaagaaaaaacaaattatgacACTGTGGGAGAGGGCTTGCAATTTGGTGAATGCTCGTTAGTTCACAGCAATGAAAACTcgttttttaaattgtttcgtGGTGATAATTGTTTTTTTGTGAGAAGAGTTCATGCAGAAACACCAAGCaacacaactacaacaacaaacaaagaaaagctAAGCTTCAAATGAAAAACAActgaacaaaagaaggaagtcAGCAGCAGCCAAAATTTGTGTTTGGTCGTTTGCCCCACAAGTAACACGCTGTAGATAAAGATGTCTTCGTCAATTAAGGTTGCAGTAAGGGTTCGTCCCTTTAACTCAAGGTAAGACTGATgattaaaaacacaaaatattaTTCATTATGTACAATGGCTGTTGACCACGCATTTCGGAACAAAATATTCAATGGTATAGGTATATAAATAATTATgagtacgtatgtatgtatataatatATCCATGTACATATAAACATTTTACGCATTGCACATTGCCTGCGAAGATTCCTACTATTCAACATTGTAAAATTTGCTTATTTTCTCATATGCATGCTCTATGTAGGTATTTGACACCTCCTAATTGCAACGTTTTACAATTCCATTTCGAGCAGAAATCTAAGATGTATAAAAGTGAAGGGGGAAAATACGTCTTCATTTACAAGTTGGAAGCAAAAATGTTAAATCCCTCTAATATAgttgtgttttcatttcgcaaACGCCCATTGAAAAACAGTATTCCCAAAAGACATTTGTTGCGGAAATAATTCATATTAGCGTAGAAGCGATAATATAATGATATATAATGGTGCCCACATACTGTACCATTTCATGGATACTTGGAGTCGAAATTGTAGTTTTCATTGgtttaagaagtctaatcagatCGAGAGCTTGTACACTATATTATAAAAATGATTCATTGTTCAATATAGCTTTTTTACCCCACTTGCTCTTTTGCGCCACCACTAGTATATCCCTTGTAGTAGTTCcccaaaaatatacaaataattCATTTACTCAAATCcctcaaatcgagggatcgataCGATTTCTATGctgttcgttgttgttgttgtagccacattgcacGTGAAGTAAGTGGTCCTCGTCAAGCTTTTATTGGTGAGCAGGCTCGTTCCAGTACATAGGACCGATCGTTAAGGGAACGTGATGGTTGATAAAAGCggtaataactcgccttgtgacATTGAGCATAGGCCCTCAGTATTTAAGTCCGGCccctcattgagactctccaccCGAAACCGCTGATTGTCAACGACTGCAATTACAGtgactccgtatggagcataaCACTACCCGTAACGATGAACactacacagatcggagctcaaagttccatctcgtgtggtgctcatagttattcaCTAGTCTTTTGATGCAATGCAACTACGGTCAACAGCCTGAAATgattacaaaattaaacaattggttcaatttaatttaactCGTTATTTTCTCATATACAGGGAGGAGGATATGGACGCGGTCTGCATTGTGGAAATGGAGAATAAGAAAACAAGGCTCCTGAAACCCAAATTGCAAGCGCTCAGAGATGCTGGTCGGGAAAATCACCATGATTTTACATTCGACTATTCTTACTGGTCGTTCGACAAAAACGATAAGCATTTTGCGACTCAGGAACAAGTATACAATGACCTAGGAACGGATGTAATAGATTGTGCTTTTCAAGGTAATGTGGTTATAATAGTTTGTGTCATAGCAAAGTGTAATGTTTGGAGCATTGCTTGTAGGTTACAATGCGTGTGTTTTTGCGTATGGCCAGACAGGATCAGGCAAAACATTTACAATGATGGGGGCACCGGACAACCCCGGTCTGATACCAAGAATTTGTTCAGAACTTTTTGCGCGTATGCGTGTGGGACAGGAATCTGGAACGGGCTACAAAACCCATGCAAGTTATTTGGAGATTTACAATGAGCGCGTCAAAGATCTATTGGGCCCACAAACCAGTGGGCATGGATTGAGAGTGCGGGAGCATCGTACACTAGGTCCTTATGTTGAAAATTTGTCCCAACATTCCGTAGCGGATTTCGATGAGATTCAAGAGTGCATCACTCGCGGAAATATTCAACGCACAACTGCCAGCACGAACATGAACGATACCAGTAGTCGTAGTCATGCTATATTCACCATAACCTTTGTTCAGGCAGGCTACTTGAATGACATGCCCAGCGAAACAGTATCCAAAATACATTTAGTGGACTTGGCTGGaaggtaataaaaaaaatgcctgTAAAACTTTCTTTCCAATGCTGAATGCGTGTTCGTtttaaattttcagtgaaaGAGCAAATGCAACGGGCGCCACGGGACAGCGGCTAAAGGAAGGAGCCCACATCAACAAGTCCTTGGTAACATTGGGGAGGTAAATAGCTCTTGGCAGATTTGAAATTGTGCCGAAacatcaatttttaatattaatttaattttcagcGTCATTTCTGCTTTGGCCGAACAAACCACCACTGCCAATGGTAGTTCCAGTACCAAGCGAGTTCTTTACATACCCTACAGAGACTCGATTTTGACCTGGCTCTTAAAAGACAGTTTGGGTGGAAACAGTAAGACAATAATGATTGCCGCACTTTCACCGGCTGATTGCAATTACAGCGAGACTCTGAGCACCCTACGTTACGCCAATCGAGCCAAGAATATAATCAACAAACCAACCATTAACGAGGATCCAAATGTCAAACTTATACGAGAGCTTCGAGACGAAATCAATAAGTTGAAATCTATGCTGAGCGGAGACATTGTAAGTATCATGCAGTGAGATGAGGGAAGATGTGCGCTCTATGAATgacgtcttttttttttttcttaacagcAACCTCTTCAGCCGTCGCTGAAGATGCTAGAAGATCTGCAGAAGAAAGAGGCACAGGAAAAGGTCCTCACCGAGGAATGGACAGAGAAATGGAAGGAAGCTCAATCAATTTTGCAAGAGCAGAAAAGCTTGGGGCTGCGAAAGTCCGGTGTTGGCGTCGTATTAGACTCTGAAATGCCCCATTTGATAGGCATTCACAATGACATCACCACTGGTGTAACTTTGTACAGCTTGAAGGAGGGTGAAACGTTTATTGGTACCGACGAAGCGGAAATACCTCCAGACATCGAACTGACAGGCGATGGCATACGTCCACAACACTGCACCATTGTTCTAAAAGATGGCATTTGTACGTTACATCCCGGTGCGCTGGCCCAGTGTTGGCTTAACGCACACTTGATTGACGAACCCACAAATATATCACAGGGGGATATAATTTTGTTGGGCCGGACAAACATTTTTCGTTTTAACAATCCGACGGAAGCAGCCAGGTTACGCAAGGAGTTCAACCGCTCACAGTTGGATATGTCTCGACTGTCTCTCATAACATCGTCCCGAGAAAATTTACTGACATCGAGCTTTTGCATGGACGATGATTCAAACTCCTCCATGAGCGGCAGTATGATCTCATCGCCACTGAAGCGAAACGAACGGCAATATTATCCCACAAAGCCAATGTCACGTGATGACCCAGAATTGCAAgatgaaaatcgaaaaattttggagaccatTGAGAACGCTCTAAAACAGTTGAATATAGAGCGTGTCCAAATGCACGATCAATACAAGACTAAAGTACAAAAACTAACGGAAGAGCTAAAGCGCCTGGAAAAGGAAGAGAAAAATAGTCTGGACTTGTTGCGCTGCCGCGAAGAAGAGCTTTTGGCACGCAAGGATATGCTGCTGTGGGAAAAGAACAACGAGAAAGTGCAGGTAGACTCATGAGAATCTTGACTTGAAATTGTCTATGTGATGTTTATGTCGCTTGTGTCGTTTTAGATTGATATTGTATGTAGACAGATATCGGCCCTGCAAACACAGCTCGATTCCAAGAAACGCGATTTTTCGGAATATGTCGCAAAGGAGCTGCAAGAGCTCCAAGATTGCGGAAAATTGGATGAGGTCTGTGTTGTTGTGTAGTGGAAAAGTGTTTGTTTTGTATGCAAGTTGTCTCAAAATTTTTGGTAACATCTTTCTTTTCAGATTGACATAAAAGTTGATCCGACGGTTCCCTTGACAGATGACTTATTATTGCAGGCTGCTGATTCGTTGGACTTATTTGCCTCTCAATTCATTAAGGACACCGTGAGAAGAAATGTAATGCCGAATCAATACTGCTATGCTTTTTCTCACACACACTCTGATTTGTATCCCTTAGAATGAAGACATTCGTCGTCTTGATGAACAGGTTGCCGACAAGGAATCTATTTTGAACTCAAGCACGGCCAAAATTGCACAAGTTGACGAAAATCTtttgcaaattgaagaagaattgcaACAACTGTCTTTAGAGCGCAAGCAAATGGAAGTGGACAATGAATGCCAG
The genomic region above belongs to Stomoxys calcitrans chromosome 5, idStoCalc2.1, whole genome shotgun sequence and contains:
- the LOC106090159 gene encoding trafficking protein particle complex subunit 2-like protein isoform X2; its protein translation is MDKELELQYRVHAALDVVEEKCQTTGKGTPETKELYLGLLYATETHKIYGFVTNTKIKFILVIDSGNIALRENEVRAMFRNLHMLYTDAVCNPFFLPGEALSSKKFDRSIQKLMSGN
- the LOC106090159 gene encoding trafficking protein particle complex subunit 2-like protein isoform X1; translation: MVVAMAVCVSIIGKDNAPLYLSTTDMDKELELQYRVHAALDVVEEKCQTTGKGTPETKELYLGLLYATETHKIYGFVTNTKIKFILVIDSGNIALRENEVRAMFRNLHMLYTDAVCNPFFLPGEALSSKKFDRSIQKLMSGN
- the LOC106084571 gene encoding NADH dehydrogenase [ubiquinone] 1 beta subcomplex subunit 7; protein product: MGTTYARAVRPDVTPGPDCVPTFDPLLGAPNRKERVMKATTDEMVSAKLPLADRDYCADKLLKYRSCRADVFPFLYKCHHEKHEYMTCEFEDYVLRMKEYERERRLLERQKRLDGAA
- the LOC106084592 gene encoding kinesin-like protein Klp98A, yielding MSSSIKVAVRVRPFNSREEDMDAVCIVEMENKKTRLLKPKLQALRDAGRENHHDFTFDYSYWSFDKNDKHFATQEQVYNDLGTDVIDCAFQGYNACVFAYGQTGSGKTFTMMGAPDNPGLIPRICSELFARMRVGQESGTGYKTHASYLEIYNERVKDLLGPQTSGHGLRVREHRTLGPYVENLSQHSVADFDEIQECITRGNIQRTTASTNMNDTSSRSHAIFTITFVQAGYLNDMPSETVSKIHLVDLAGSERANATGATGQRLKEGAHINKSLVTLGSVISALAEQTTTANGSSSTKRVLYIPYRDSILTWLLKDSLGGNSKTIMIAALSPADCNYSETLSTLRYANRAKNIINKPTINEDPNVKLIRELRDEINKLKSMLSGDIQPLQPSLKMLEDLQKKEAQEKVLTEEWTEKWKEAQSILQEQKSLGLRKSGVGVVLDSEMPHLIGIHNDITTGVTLYSLKEGETFIGTDEAEIPPDIELTGDGIRPQHCTIVLKDGICTLHPGALAQCWLNAHLIDEPTNISQGDIILLGRTNIFRFNNPTEAARLRKEFNRSQLDMSRLSLITSSRENLLTSSFCMDDDSNSSMSGSMISSPLKRNERQYYPTKPMSRDDPELQDENRKILETIENALKQLNIERVQMHDQYKTKVQKLTEELKRLEKEEKNSLDLLRCREEELLARKDMLLWEKNNEKVQIDIVCRQISALQTQLDSKKRDFSEYVAKELQELQDCGKLDEIDIKVDPTVPLTDDLLLQAADSLDLFASQFIKDTVRRNNEDIRRLDEQVADKESILNSSTAKIAQVDENLLQIEEELQQLSLERKQMEVDNECQLAAKKEGLHLHLSNKRGTTTDMNVQTENDVSYSTCDTFHTAQTNLSSNMGSPTIADDDITPLSNCTLSSGGEMEDDDDTISDSGIRKSKTSSPTSSATNSTEPNSKSSNASGSNKKPLGLPNAVMSDSGVCLDPIRSMNSVKTAGDLSKNNSAANGGIGDSALCNSDDETGSCSSCEINPNIDGNLHPHCPMHNLRRKIAAQKALIMKNLEMNVNKAKLDEQIAELQDLQKRYVKMEKQAMENANCIEDHHLCCNAMQDYDQNEDDNNESQPPMEGPSSYMMPSMTRSWPSARDDFNETEHFITVPTFVIRGAGKQTHYEYEVRIALPDGKLNILRRYSRFRELHMSMKNLYGAKIAALPFPRRELFASNSEAVAKHRRRLLELYLRRLFVVCSRIPQCPIYEGPGAPGLTRKTLAEFSPFFKKGLFENGRHGTG